AAGATCGAGGATCAGCTCGTCGGCATCCTTGGGCGCCACTGCTGTCAGGCGTTCCATGTGCAGGACACCGTCCTCGATGCTGCCGAGCGGAAGGGTCCCGGTTCGGGCAGCTTTCGCCAGGCGTTTCAGCCCGTCCGACATTCTGGCCTTGCGATCGGCAAGCCACGCCTCGGCTTCGAATGGAACCGCCAATCTTGCCGTGGCCTGGGCGGCCGCCATCGGCACCAGTGCCTGTTTGAGATCGGCATAGCGGCGTGAGTGCGCAAGCCAGACATCGCCGGAGCGGAATGCGTCGCGCAAGTGAAACAGGACCGCCACCTCCCACAAACGATTGTCGCCTTCGTCTTGCGTTTTGAGATGCCGGTTCCATTTGGAGGTCGATCGCAAAAAAGCTGTAGGCAGTGACGGTGGATCGCATTTTCCCCTGACCAGGGCAATCGCCTCCATGAGCGGCGTGGCCACGGCGGCCGCCTTGATATCCAGCCTGCGCAGCATACGCGGCGCATAACGCCGGAAGCGATGAAAACCTTGCGTGACATGGGCCAGCGGATCGGCGGCAAGTGTATCGGTGAGTTGCGAGGCAGTGGCGACCAGTTTCTCCAGTTCCGTCCAGCCTGGTGATGTGGCGATCGCCGCTTCCAGGGAGGTGCCGTCGTCTCGCGCTTCGAGCATCACCATGCCGAGACCGGAAAAGGCCCGCAAGGTATCGGTTACGGCGGTCCTGGCATCTGCGGCTCGTCCGTCGCAGAGCCGTTTGGCTTCCTGCCAGGTTTTGCCGACGATTCGATCATGGGTTTCGACAATGGCATCGGCGGTCGCGGCGGCCCATTCCACCGCGCAGACAGCGAGTGTAGCCAGACGCCTGTCTGTGCCAATATCGCGCAAACCATCGGTGAAATACCGCTCACCCTGTCGGCGGAGCCGAGCAACCCGGTGTGGCGGAACACCGGCCAGCACCTGTGGGTCGAGAGCGAGGTTTTGCAGGAATTCGAGCCTGTCGAGCAAACGATTGGCCATGGCCGAATTGTCGCCGGTCTCGATTTTGCGCAACCAGATGAAGCGGCTGATGTTGCCCTCGACCATTTCCGTCAGCAGCGCGTTGAGCTGGTCACGCATGGGTTGATCAAGACGCTCGGCAATCCTCATCTCGATCCGGCGCTCGGCTTCCACCAGAGCATCGGCGCACAACCGCTCGATCGTCGTGATTGCCGGAAGAATGATCTGGGTTTGGCGGCATCGTTCGACAAACCGGCGCACGAGGTCCTCGTTTGAACGCGCGTCTTCGGCTTGAGTGGCAAGCCAGTCCCGCAGTTCCTGGGCGCCACGACCGGCAAAGCTCCTGTAGCTGTAGATCGTACGCAACGCGGCCAGATGCTCATGGCGTGTTTCCTCCCGCGCCGCGTATTCGGCCAGGTCCCCGACGCTCAGCCCAAGCTGCGCTGCCAGAAACCGGGACAGCTCTTGCGGGATAAGCTCTCCAGGGGACAGCAGCCGACCGGGATAGCGCAGGGCACACAGTTGCAGGGCAAAGCCGAAACGATTGCGCGCTCGGCGTCGCTCCCGA
This sequence is a window from Xanthobacter dioxanivorans. Protein-coding genes within it:
- a CDS encoding Tn3 family transposase, whose product is MPRRQILTERQRSALFDLPTDEASLLRHYILSDDDLTHIRERRRARNRFGFALQLCALRYPGRLLSPGELIPQELSRFLAAQLGLSVGDLAEYAAREETRHEHLAALRTIYSYRSFAGRGAQELRDWLATQAEDARSNEDLVRRFVERCRQTQIILPAITTIERLCADALVEAERRIEMRIAERLDQPMRDQLNALLTEMVEGNISRFIWLRKIETGDNSAMANRLLDRLEFLQNLALDPQVLAGVPPHRVARLRRQGERYFTDGLRDIGTDRRLATLAVCAVEWAAATADAIVETHDRIVGKTWQEAKRLCDGRAADARTAVTDTLRAFSGLGMVMLEARDDGTSLEAAIATSPGWTELEKLVATASQLTDTLAADPLAHVTQGFHRFRRYAPRMLRRLDIKAAAVATPLMEAIALVRGKCDPPSLPTAFLRSTSKWNRHLKTQDEGDNRLWEVAVLFHLRDAFRSGDVWLAHSRRYADLKQALVPMAAAQATARLAVPFEAEAWLADRKARMSDGLKRLAKAARTGTLPLGSIEDGVLHMERLTAVAPKDADELILDLYRRMPEVRITDILLDVEAATGFADAFTHLRTGAPCQDKIGLLNVMLAEGLNFGLRKMAEASNTHDYWQLSRLSRWHVDSDAIDQALAMVVAAQGRLPMAQFWGMGTSASSDGQFFPTARQGEAMNLVNAKYGNDPGLKAYTHLSDQFAPFATQLIPATVSEAPYILDGLLMNEAGQRVREQYADTGGFTDHVFATASILGYRFIPHIRDLPSKRLYVFNPAGTPSELRGLVGGRVREDLIVSNWPDILRSAATMVAGIMPPSQLLRKFASYPRQHDLALALREVGRIERTLFIIEWILDADMQRRARIGLNKGEAHHALKNALRIGRQGEIRDRTTEGQHYRLAALNLLAAIIIYWNTVHLGQAVAQRSNAGLPVPLELLSHISPLGWAHILLTGEYRWPKNGSRQSILGR